The Macaca thibetana thibetana isolate TM-01 chromosome 11, ASM2454274v1, whole genome shotgun sequence genome window below encodes:
- the LOC126930415 gene encoding solute carrier family 26 member 10-like yields the protein MSGIQGTRTYPGAGDTSDLKYPLGTRLREALTEARFHQLFGGEEQEPELPAERRFPRLFGLWRLRARACSGTGAWRLLQALLPPLHWLPHYRWRAWLLGDAVAGVTVGIVHVPQGMAFALLASVPPVFGLYTSFFPVLIYSLLGTGRHLSTGTFAILSLMTGSAVERLVPEPLVGNLSGTEKEQLDAQRVGVAAAVAFGSGALMLGMFVLQLGVLSTFLSEPVVKALTSGVALHVLVSQLPSLLGLSLPRQIGCFSLFKTLAAVLTALPRSSPAELTISALSLALLVPVKELNVRFRDRLPTPIPGEVVMVLLASVLCFTSSLDTRYHVQIVGLLPGGFPQPLLPNLAELPRILADSLPIALVTFAVSASLASIYADKYSYTIDSNQELLAHGASNLISSLFSCFPNSATLATTSLLVDAGGKTQLAGLFSCIVVLSVLLWLGPFFYYLPKAVLACINISSMRQMFFQMQELPQLWHISRVDFAVWMVTWVAVVTLNVDLGLAVGVVFSMMTVVCRTQRVQCLALGQAEGTELYRPLRGSHKLLQVPGLCILSYPTPLYFGTRGQFRRNLEWHLGLGEGEKETSKPDGPTVAVAEPVRVVVLDFSGVTFADAAGAREVVKLASRCRDARIHLLLAQCNASVLGTLTRAGLLDRVTPDQLFVSVQDAAAYALGSLVRGSSTRSESQEALGCGK from the exons ATGAGCGGGATTCAGGGCACCAGGACCTACCCAGGCGCGGGGGACACCTCTGACCTTAAGTACCCCTTGGGAACCAGGCTCAGGGAAGCTCTCACCGAGGCTCGGTTCCATCAGCTCTTCGGGGGCGAAGAGCAGGAACCGGAGCTACCTGCAGAGCGCCGCTTTCCCCGGCTCTTCGGGCTGTGGAGGCTGCGGGCTCGCGCTTGTTCCGGGACGGGGGCGTGGCGCCTGCTACAGGCTCTGCTGCCTCCGCTGCACTGGCTGCCCCATTACCGCTGGCGGGCCTGGCTGCTCGGAGATGCGGTGGCCGGAGTGACCGTGGGCATCGTACACGTGCCCCAGG GCATGGCCTTTGCTCTCCTGGCCTCCGTGCCCCCGGTGTTTGGACTCTACACTTCTTTCTTCCCCGTCCTCATCTACAGCTTGCTGGGTACTGGGAGACACCTGTCCACAG GAACTTTCGCCATACTCAGCCTCATGACAGGCTCGGCCGTTGAGCGGCTGGTGCCAGAACCCCTTGTGGGGAACCTGAGCGGAACCGAGAAGGAGCAGTTGGACGCTCAGCGGGTTGGGGTAGCCGCAGCCGTGGCCTTCGGGAGCGGGGCGCTGATG CTGGGGATGTTCGTGCTGCAACTCGGCGTCCTGTCCACCTTTTTGTCCGAGCCTGTTGTCAAGGCGCTGACCAGCGGGGTCGCGCTGCACGTGCTCGTGTCCCAGCTGCCGAGCCTCTTGGGGTTGTCCCTCCCGCGCCAGATCGGCTGCTTCTCTCTCTtcaag ACGCTGGCCGCCGTGCTGACTGCGCTGCCCCGGAGCAGTCCGGCCGAACTGACCATCTCGGCGCTCAGCCTGGCGCTGCTCGTGCCGGTCAAGGAATTGAACGTGAGATTCCGAGACCGGTTACCCACGCCGATCCCGGGGGAAGTCGTCATG GTGCTTCTGGCCTCCGTGCTCTGCTTCACCTCTTCTCTGGACACAAGATACCATGTCCAGATAGTGGGGCTGTTGCCTGGAGG ATTTCCCCAACCCCTCCTCCCCAACCTGGCTGAGCTGCCCAGGATTCTGGCTGACTCGCTGCCCATCGCACTGGTTACTTTTGCGGTGTCCGCCTCCCTGGCCTCCATCTATGCAGACAAGTATAGCTACACTATTGACTCCAACCAG GAGCTCCTGGCACATGGTGCCTCCAACCTcatctcctccctcttctcttgcTTTCCCAACTCGGCTACGCTGGCCACCACCAGTCTACTGGTGGATGCTGGTGGGAAAACACAG CTGGCAGGCCTCTTCTCCTGCATAGTGGTCCTGTCGGTGCTGCTGTGGCTGGGGCCCTTCTTTTACTATCTGCCCAAG GCTGTCCTGGCTTGCATCAACATCTCCAGCATGCGGCAGATGTTCTTCCAGATGCAGGAACTTCCACAACTATGGCACATCAGTCGTGTGGACTTT GCTGTGTGGATGGTCACCTGGGTGGCTGTAGTGACCCTGAATGTGGATTTGGGCCTGGCTGTGGGTGTTGTCTTCTCCATGATGACTGTGGTCTGCCGCACCCAGAG ggtgcagtgcctggcacttggACAGGCTGAGGGAACAGAGCTCTACAGGCCACTCAGAGGAAGCCACAAG CTCCTCCAGGTCCCAGGGCTCTGCATCCTGAGCTATCCAACACCACTGTACTTTGGGACCCGTGGGCAGTTTCGCCGCAACCTGGAGTGGCACCTGGGGcttggagaaggagaaaag GAGACTTCAAAGCCAGATGGCCCAACTGTTGCAG TTGCTGAGCCTGTCAGGGTAGTGGTCCTAGACTTCAGTGGTGTCACCTTTGCAGATGCTGCTGGGGCCAGAGAAGTGGTGAAG CTGGCCAGCCGATGTCGAGATGCTAGGATCCACCTCCTCCTGGCTCAGTGTAATG CCTCGGTGCTGGGGACACTGACTCGGGCAGGACTCCTGGACAGGGTGACCCCAGATCAGCTGTTTGTGAGTGTGCAGGATGCAGCTGCTTATGCCCTGGGGAGCCTGGTAAGGGGCAGTAGCACCAGGAGCGAGAGCCAGGAGGCACTGGGCTGCGGCAAGTGA
- the ARHGEF25 gene encoding rho guanine nucleotide exchange factor 25 isoform X4, producing the protein MCWGESYSIAGSEGSISASAASGLAAPSGPSSGLSSGPCSPGPPGPVSGLRRWLDHSKHCLSVETEADSRQAGLYENWMLEPALATGEELPELTLLTTLLDGPGDKTQPPEEEALSQAPESEAEQKKKALERSMYVLSELVETEKMYVDDLGQIVEGYMATMAAQGVPESLRGRDRIVFGNIQQIYEWHRDYFLQELQRCLKDPDWLAQLFIKHERRLHMYVVYCQNKPKSEHVVSEFGDSYFEELRQQLGHRLQLNDLLIKPVQRIMKYQLLLKDFLKYYNRAGMDTAELEQAVEVMCFVPKRCNDMMTLGRLRGFEGKLTAQGKLLGQDTFWVIEPEAGGLLSSRGRERRVFLFEQIIIFSEALGGGVRGGTQPGYVYKSSIKVSCLGLEGNLQGDPCRFALTSRGPEGGIQRYVLQAADPAISQAWIKHVAQILESQRDFLNALQSPIEYQRRESQTNSLGRPGGPGVGSPGRIRLGDQAQGSTHTPINGSLPSLLLSPKGEVARAPLPLDKQALSDIPQAPHDSPPVSPTPNTPPCQARLAKLDEDEL; encoded by the exons ATGTGTTGGGGAG AATCCTATTCCATTGCTGGCAGTGAGGGGAGTATATCAGCTTCTGCTGCCTCCGGTCTGGCTGCCCCCTCTGGCCCCAGCTCTGGCCTCAGCTCTGGCCCCTGTTCCCCAGGCCCCCCAGGGCCCGTCAGTGGCCTGAGGAGATGGTTGGATCATTCCAAACACTGTCTcagtgtggaaactgaggcagacagTCGTCAGGCGGGACTATATGAG AACTGGATGTTGGAGCCAGCTCTAGCCACAGGAGAGGAGCTGCCGGAACTGACCTTGCTGACCACATTGTTGGACGGCCCTGGAGATAAGACGCAG CCACCTGAAGAGGAGGCTTTGTCCCAAGCCCCTGAGAGTGAGGCGGAACAGAAGAAGAAGGCTCTGGAAAGGAGTAT GTACGTCCTGAGTGAACTGgtagaaacagagaaaatgtaCGTGGATGACTTGGGGCAGATTGTGGAG GGTTACATGGCCACCATGGCTGCTCAGGGGGTCCCCGAAAGTCTTCGAGGCCGTGACAGGATTGTGTTTGGGAACATCCAGCAAATCTATGAGTGGCACCGAGA CTATTTCTTGCAAGAGCTACAGCGGTGTTTGAAAGATCCTGATTGGCTGGCTCAGCTATTCATCAAACAC GAGCGCCGGCTGCATATGTATGTGGTGTACTGTCAGAATAAGCCCAAGTCAGAGCATGTGGTGTCAGAGTTTGGGGACAGCTACTTTGAG gAGCTCCGGCAGCAGCTGGGGCACCGCCTGCAGCTGAACGACCTCCTCATCAAACCTGTGCAGCGGATCATGAAATACCAGCTGCTGCTCAAG GATTTTCTCAAGTATTACAATAGAGCTGGGATGGATACTGCGGAGCTAGAG CAAGCTGTGGAGGTCATGTGCTTTGTGCCCAAGCGCTGCAACGATATGATGACGCTGGGGAGATTGCGGGGATTTGAG GGCAAACTGACTGCTCAGGGGAAGCTCTTGGGCCAGGACACTTTCTGGGTCATCGAGCCTGAGGCTGGGGGGCTGCTGTCTTCTCGAGGTCGAGAGAGGCGCGTGTTCCTCTTTGAGCAAATCATCATCTTCAGTGAAGCCCTGGGAGGAGGAGTGAGAGGTGGAACACAGCCTGGATATGTATACAAGAGCAGCATTAAG GTGAGCTGCCTGGGACTGGAGGGGAACCTCCAAGGTGACCCTTGCCGCTTTGCACTGACCTCCAGAGGGCCAGAGGGTGGGATCCAGCGCTATGTCCTGCAGGCTGCAGACCCTGCTATCAGTCAGGCCTGGATCAAGCATGTGGCTCAGATCTTGGAAAGCCAACGGGACTTCCTCAACG CATTGCAGTCACCCATTGAGTACCAGAGACGGGAGAGCCAGACCAACAGCCTGGGGCGGCCAGGAGGGCCTGGAGTGGGGAGCCCTGGGAGAATTCGGCTTGGAGATCAGGCCCAGGGCAGCACTCACACACCCATCAATggctctctcccctccctgctgctGTCACCCAAAGGGGAGGTGGCCAGAGCCCCCTTGCCCCTGGATAAACAG GCCCTCAGTGACATCCCTCAGGCTCCCCATGACTCTCCTCCAGTCTCTCCAACTCCAAACACCCCTCCCTGCCAAGCCAGACTTGCCAAGCTGGATGAAGATGAGCTGTAA
- the ARHGEF25 gene encoding rho guanine nucleotide exchange factor 25 isoform X1 gives MKPPDRPAPGRTDRILGVMGSMLRACALPGQEGPPRRSPLGSGDTEPESERTEGDHRRDREDEVLAWALQPESYSIAGSEGSISASAASGLAAPSGPSSGLSSGPCSPGPPGPVSGLRRWLDHSKHCLSVETEADSRQAGLYENWMLEPALATGEELPELTLLTTLLDGPGDKTQPPEEEALSQAPESEAEQKKKALERSMYVLSELVETEKMYVDDLGQIVEGYMATMAAQGVPESLRGRDRIVFGNIQQIYEWHRDYFLQELQRCLKDPDWLAQLFIKHERRLHMYVVYCQNKPKSEHVVSEFGDSYFEELRQQLGHRLQLNDLLIKPVQRIMKYQLLLKDFLKYYNRAGMDTAELEQAVEVMCFVPKRCNDMMTLGRLRGFEGKLTAQGKLLGQDTFWVIEPEAGGLLSSRGRERRVFLFEQIIIFSEALGGGVRGGTQPGYVYKSSIKVSCLGLEGNLQGDPCRFALTSRGPEGGIQRYVLQAADPAISQAWIKHVAQILESQRDFLNALQSPIEYQRRESQTNSLGRPGGPGVGSPGRIRLGDQAQGSTHTPINGSLPSLLLSPKGEVARAPLPLDKQALSDIPQAPHDSPPVSPTPNTPPCQARLAKLDEDEL, from the exons ATGAAGCCCCCGGACCGCCCCGCCCCTGGCCGCACTGACCGGATACTGGGGGTCATGGGGAGCATGCTGCGCGCATGCGCCCTCCCCGGGCAGGAGGGG CCCCCGAGGAGAAGCCCCCTAGGGTCGGGGGATACCGAGCCAGAGTCTGAACGTACGGAGGGAGATCACAGAAGGGACCGCGAAGATGAGGTCCTCGCCTGGGCTCTGCAGCCCG AATCCTATTCCATTGCTGGCAGTGAGGGGAGTATATCAGCTTCTGCTGCCTCCGGTCTGGCTGCCCCCTCTGGCCCCAGCTCTGGCCTCAGCTCTGGCCCCTGTTCCCCAGGCCCCCCAGGGCCCGTCAGTGGCCTGAGGAGATGGTTGGATCATTCCAAACACTGTCTcagtgtggaaactgaggcagacagTCGTCAGGCGGGACTATATGAG AACTGGATGTTGGAGCCAGCTCTAGCCACAGGAGAGGAGCTGCCGGAACTGACCTTGCTGACCACATTGTTGGACGGCCCTGGAGATAAGACGCAG CCACCTGAAGAGGAGGCTTTGTCCCAAGCCCCTGAGAGTGAGGCGGAACAGAAGAAGAAGGCTCTGGAAAGGAGTAT GTACGTCCTGAGTGAACTGgtagaaacagagaaaatgtaCGTGGATGACTTGGGGCAGATTGTGGAG GGTTACATGGCCACCATGGCTGCTCAGGGGGTCCCCGAAAGTCTTCGAGGCCGTGACAGGATTGTGTTTGGGAACATCCAGCAAATCTATGAGTGGCACCGAGA CTATTTCTTGCAAGAGCTACAGCGGTGTTTGAAAGATCCTGATTGGCTGGCTCAGCTATTCATCAAACAC GAGCGCCGGCTGCATATGTATGTGGTGTACTGTCAGAATAAGCCCAAGTCAGAGCATGTGGTGTCAGAGTTTGGGGACAGCTACTTTGAG gAGCTCCGGCAGCAGCTGGGGCACCGCCTGCAGCTGAACGACCTCCTCATCAAACCTGTGCAGCGGATCATGAAATACCAGCTGCTGCTCAAG GATTTTCTCAAGTATTACAATAGAGCTGGGATGGATACTGCGGAGCTAGAG CAAGCTGTGGAGGTCATGTGCTTTGTGCCCAAGCGCTGCAACGATATGATGACGCTGGGGAGATTGCGGGGATTTGAG GGCAAACTGACTGCTCAGGGGAAGCTCTTGGGCCAGGACACTTTCTGGGTCATCGAGCCTGAGGCTGGGGGGCTGCTGTCTTCTCGAGGTCGAGAGAGGCGCGTGTTCCTCTTTGAGCAAATCATCATCTTCAGTGAAGCCCTGGGAGGAGGAGTGAGAGGTGGAACACAGCCTGGATATGTATACAAGAGCAGCATTAAG GTGAGCTGCCTGGGACTGGAGGGGAACCTCCAAGGTGACCCTTGCCGCTTTGCACTGACCTCCAGAGGGCCAGAGGGTGGGATCCAGCGCTATGTCCTGCAGGCTGCAGACCCTGCTATCAGTCAGGCCTGGATCAAGCATGTGGCTCAGATCTTGGAAAGCCAACGGGACTTCCTCAACG CATTGCAGTCACCCATTGAGTACCAGAGACGGGAGAGCCAGACCAACAGCCTGGGGCGGCCAGGAGGGCCTGGAGTGGGGAGCCCTGGGAGAATTCGGCTTGGAGATCAGGCCCAGGGCAGCACTCACACACCCATCAATggctctctcccctccctgctgctGTCACCCAAAGGGGAGGTGGCCAGAGCCCCCTTGCCCCTGGATAAACAG GCCCTCAGTGACATCCCTCAGGCTCCCCATGACTCTCCTCCAGTCTCTCCAACTCCAAACACCCCTCCCTGCCAAGCCAGACTTGCCAAGCTGGATGAAGATGAGCTGTAA
- the ARHGEF25 gene encoding rho guanine nucleotide exchange factor 25 isoform X5, producing the protein MKPPDRPAPGRTDRILGVMGSMLRACALPGQEGPPRRSPLGSGDTEPESERTEGDHRRDREDEVLAWALQPESYSIAGSEGSISASAASGLAAPSGPSSGLSSGPCSPGPPGPVSGLRRWLDHSKHCLSVETEADSRQAGLYENWMLEPALATGEELPELTLLTTLLDGPGDKTQPPEEEALSQAPESEAEQKKKALERSMYVLSELVETEKMYVDDLGQIVEGYMATMAAQGVPESLRGRDRIVFGNIQQIYEWHRDYFLQELQRCLKDPDWLAQLFIKHERRLHMYVVYCQNKPKSEHVVSEFGDSYFEELRQQLGHRLQLNDLLIKPVQRIMKYQLLLKDFLKYYNRAGMDTAELEQAVEVMCFVPKRCNDMMTLGRLRGFEGKLTAQGKLLGQDTFWVIEPEAGGLLSSRGRERRVFLFEQIIIFSEALGGGVRGGTQPGYVYKSSIKHCSHPLSTRDGRARPTAWGGQEGLEWGALGEFGLEIRPRAALTHPSMALSPPCCCHPKGRWPEPPCPWINRPSVTSLRLPMTLLQSLQLQTPLPAKPDLPSWMKMSCNW; encoded by the exons ATGAAGCCCCCGGACCGCCCCGCCCCTGGCCGCACTGACCGGATACTGGGGGTCATGGGGAGCATGCTGCGCGCATGCGCCCTCCCCGGGCAGGAGGGG CCCCCGAGGAGAAGCCCCCTAGGGTCGGGGGATACCGAGCCAGAGTCTGAACGTACGGAGGGAGATCACAGAAGGGACCGCGAAGATGAGGTCCTCGCCTGGGCTCTGCAGCCCG AATCCTATTCCATTGCTGGCAGTGAGGGGAGTATATCAGCTTCTGCTGCCTCCGGTCTGGCTGCCCCCTCTGGCCCCAGCTCTGGCCTCAGCTCTGGCCCCTGTTCCCCAGGCCCCCCAGGGCCCGTCAGTGGCCTGAGGAGATGGTTGGATCATTCCAAACACTGTCTcagtgtggaaactgaggcagacagTCGTCAGGCGGGACTATATGAG AACTGGATGTTGGAGCCAGCTCTAGCCACAGGAGAGGAGCTGCCGGAACTGACCTTGCTGACCACATTGTTGGACGGCCCTGGAGATAAGACGCAG CCACCTGAAGAGGAGGCTTTGTCCCAAGCCCCTGAGAGTGAGGCGGAACAGAAGAAGAAGGCTCTGGAAAGGAGTAT GTACGTCCTGAGTGAACTGgtagaaacagagaaaatgtaCGTGGATGACTTGGGGCAGATTGTGGAG GGTTACATGGCCACCATGGCTGCTCAGGGGGTCCCCGAAAGTCTTCGAGGCCGTGACAGGATTGTGTTTGGGAACATCCAGCAAATCTATGAGTGGCACCGAGA CTATTTCTTGCAAGAGCTACAGCGGTGTTTGAAAGATCCTGATTGGCTGGCTCAGCTATTCATCAAACAC GAGCGCCGGCTGCATATGTATGTGGTGTACTGTCAGAATAAGCCCAAGTCAGAGCATGTGGTGTCAGAGTTTGGGGACAGCTACTTTGAG gAGCTCCGGCAGCAGCTGGGGCACCGCCTGCAGCTGAACGACCTCCTCATCAAACCTGTGCAGCGGATCATGAAATACCAGCTGCTGCTCAAG GATTTTCTCAAGTATTACAATAGAGCTGGGATGGATACTGCGGAGCTAGAG CAAGCTGTGGAGGTCATGTGCTTTGTGCCCAAGCGCTGCAACGATATGATGACGCTGGGGAGATTGCGGGGATTTGAG GGCAAACTGACTGCTCAGGGGAAGCTCTTGGGCCAGGACACTTTCTGGGTCATCGAGCCTGAGGCTGGGGGGCTGCTGTCTTCTCGAGGTCGAGAGAGGCGCGTGTTCCTCTTTGAGCAAATCATCATCTTCAGTGAAGCCCTGGGAGGAGGAGTGAGAGGTGGAACACAGCCTGGATATGTATACAAGAGCAGCATTAAG CATTGCAGTCACCCATTGAGTACCAGAGACGGGAGAGCCAGACCAACAGCCTGGGGCGGCCAGGAGGGCCTGGAGTGGGGAGCCCTGGGAGAATTCGGCTTGGAGATCAGGCCCAGGGCAGCACTCACACACCCATCAATggctctctcccctccctgctgctGTCACCCAAAGGGGAGGTGGCCAGAGCCCCCTTGCCCCTGGATAAACAG GCCCTCAGTGACATCCCTCAGGCTCCCCATGACTCTCCTCCAGTCTCTCCAACTCCAAACACCCCTCCCTGCCAAGCCAGACTTGCCAAGCTGGATGAAGATGAGCTGTAACTGGTGA
- the ARHGEF25 gene encoding rho guanine nucleotide exchange factor 25 isoform X2, with translation MKPPDRPAPGRTDRILGVMGSMLRACALPGQEGPPRRSPLGSGDTEPESERTEGDHRRDREDEVLAWALQPESYSIAGSEGSISASAASGLAAPSGPSSGLSSGPCSPGPPGPVSGLRRWLDHSKHCLSVETEADSRQAGLYENWMLEPALATGEELPELTLLTTLLDGPGDKTQPPEEEALSQAPESEAEQKKKALERSMYVLSELVETEKMYVDDLGQIVEGYMATMAAQGVPESLRGRDRIVFGNIQQIYEWHRDYFLQELQRCLKDPDWLAQLFIKHERRLHMYVVYCQNKPKSEHVVSEFGDSYFEELRQQLGHRLQLNDLLIKPVQRIMKYQLLLKDFLKYYNRAGMDTAELEGKLTAQGKLLGQDTFWVIEPEAGGLLSSRGRERRVFLFEQIIIFSEALGGGVRGGTQPGYVYKSSIKVSCLGLEGNLQGDPCRFALTSRGPEGGIQRYVLQAADPAISQAWIKHVAQILESQRDFLNALQSPIEYQRRESQTNSLGRPGGPGVGSPGRIRLGDQAQGSTHTPINGSLPSLLLSPKGEVARAPLPLDKQALSDIPQAPHDSPPVSPTPNTPPCQARLAKLDEDEL, from the exons ATGAAGCCCCCGGACCGCCCCGCCCCTGGCCGCACTGACCGGATACTGGGGGTCATGGGGAGCATGCTGCGCGCATGCGCCCTCCCCGGGCAGGAGGGG CCCCCGAGGAGAAGCCCCCTAGGGTCGGGGGATACCGAGCCAGAGTCTGAACGTACGGAGGGAGATCACAGAAGGGACCGCGAAGATGAGGTCCTCGCCTGGGCTCTGCAGCCCG AATCCTATTCCATTGCTGGCAGTGAGGGGAGTATATCAGCTTCTGCTGCCTCCGGTCTGGCTGCCCCCTCTGGCCCCAGCTCTGGCCTCAGCTCTGGCCCCTGTTCCCCAGGCCCCCCAGGGCCCGTCAGTGGCCTGAGGAGATGGTTGGATCATTCCAAACACTGTCTcagtgtggaaactgaggcagacagTCGTCAGGCGGGACTATATGAG AACTGGATGTTGGAGCCAGCTCTAGCCACAGGAGAGGAGCTGCCGGAACTGACCTTGCTGACCACATTGTTGGACGGCCCTGGAGATAAGACGCAG CCACCTGAAGAGGAGGCTTTGTCCCAAGCCCCTGAGAGTGAGGCGGAACAGAAGAAGAAGGCTCTGGAAAGGAGTAT GTACGTCCTGAGTGAACTGgtagaaacagagaaaatgtaCGTGGATGACTTGGGGCAGATTGTGGAG GGTTACATGGCCACCATGGCTGCTCAGGGGGTCCCCGAAAGTCTTCGAGGCCGTGACAGGATTGTGTTTGGGAACATCCAGCAAATCTATGAGTGGCACCGAGA CTATTTCTTGCAAGAGCTACAGCGGTGTTTGAAAGATCCTGATTGGCTGGCTCAGCTATTCATCAAACAC GAGCGCCGGCTGCATATGTATGTGGTGTACTGTCAGAATAAGCCCAAGTCAGAGCATGTGGTGTCAGAGTTTGGGGACAGCTACTTTGAG gAGCTCCGGCAGCAGCTGGGGCACCGCCTGCAGCTGAACGACCTCCTCATCAAACCTGTGCAGCGGATCATGAAATACCAGCTGCTGCTCAAG GATTTTCTCAAGTATTACAATAGAGCTGGGATGGATACTGCGGAGCTAGAG GGCAAACTGACTGCTCAGGGGAAGCTCTTGGGCCAGGACACTTTCTGGGTCATCGAGCCTGAGGCTGGGGGGCTGCTGTCTTCTCGAGGTCGAGAGAGGCGCGTGTTCCTCTTTGAGCAAATCATCATCTTCAGTGAAGCCCTGGGAGGAGGAGTGAGAGGTGGAACACAGCCTGGATATGTATACAAGAGCAGCATTAAG GTGAGCTGCCTGGGACTGGAGGGGAACCTCCAAGGTGACCCTTGCCGCTTTGCACTGACCTCCAGAGGGCCAGAGGGTGGGATCCAGCGCTATGTCCTGCAGGCTGCAGACCCTGCTATCAGTCAGGCCTGGATCAAGCATGTGGCTCAGATCTTGGAAAGCCAACGGGACTTCCTCAACG CATTGCAGTCACCCATTGAGTACCAGAGACGGGAGAGCCAGACCAACAGCCTGGGGCGGCCAGGAGGGCCTGGAGTGGGGAGCCCTGGGAGAATTCGGCTTGGAGATCAGGCCCAGGGCAGCACTCACACACCCATCAATggctctctcccctccctgctgctGTCACCCAAAGGGGAGGTGGCCAGAGCCCCCTTGCCCCTGGATAAACAG GCCCTCAGTGACATCCCTCAGGCTCCCCATGACTCTCCTCCAGTCTCTCCAACTCCAAACACCCCTCCCTGCCAAGCCAGACTTGCCAAGCTGGATGAAGATGAGCTGTAA
- the ARHGEF25 gene encoding rho guanine nucleotide exchange factor 25 isoform X3, whose amino-acid sequence MRGGHKGGRCACPRVIRKVLAKCGCCFAQGGRESYSIAGSEGSISASAASGLAAPSGPSSGLSSGPCSPGPPGPVSGLRRWLDHSKHCLSVETEADSRQAGLYENWMLEPALATGEELPELTLLTTLLDGPGDKTQPPEEEALSQAPESEAEQKKKALERSMYVLSELVETEKMYVDDLGQIVEGYMATMAAQGVPESLRGRDRIVFGNIQQIYEWHRDYFLQELQRCLKDPDWLAQLFIKHERRLHMYVVYCQNKPKSEHVVSEFGDSYFEELRQQLGHRLQLNDLLIKPVQRIMKYQLLLKDFLKYYNRAGMDTAELEQAVEVMCFVPKRCNDMMTLGRLRGFEGKLTAQGKLLGQDTFWVIEPEAGGLLSSRGRERRVFLFEQIIIFSEALGGGVRGGTQPGYVYKSSIKVSCLGLEGNLQGDPCRFALTSRGPEGGIQRYVLQAADPAISQAWIKHVAQILESQRDFLNALQSPIEYQRRESQTNSLGRPGGPGVGSPGRIRLGDQAQGSTHTPINGSLPSLLLSPKGEVARAPLPLDKQALSDIPQAPHDSPPVSPTPNTPPCQARLAKLDEDEL is encoded by the exons ATGCGGGGGGGGCACAAAGGGGGTCGCTGTGCCTGTCCCCGTGTGATCCGAAAAGTGCTGGCAAAATGCGGCTGCTGCTTCGCCCAGGGGGGACGTG AATCCTATTCCATTGCTGGCAGTGAGGGGAGTATATCAGCTTCTGCTGCCTCCGGTCTGGCTGCCCCCTCTGGCCCCAGCTCTGGCCTCAGCTCTGGCCCCTGTTCCCCAGGCCCCCCAGGGCCCGTCAGTGGCCTGAGGAGATGGTTGGATCATTCCAAACACTGTCTcagtgtggaaactgaggcagacagTCGTCAGGCGGGACTATATGAG AACTGGATGTTGGAGCCAGCTCTAGCCACAGGAGAGGAGCTGCCGGAACTGACCTTGCTGACCACATTGTTGGACGGCCCTGGAGATAAGACGCAG CCACCTGAAGAGGAGGCTTTGTCCCAAGCCCCTGAGAGTGAGGCGGAACAGAAGAAGAAGGCTCTGGAAAGGAGTAT GTACGTCCTGAGTGAACTGgtagaaacagagaaaatgtaCGTGGATGACTTGGGGCAGATTGTGGAG GGTTACATGGCCACCATGGCTGCTCAGGGGGTCCCCGAAAGTCTTCGAGGCCGTGACAGGATTGTGTTTGGGAACATCCAGCAAATCTATGAGTGGCACCGAGA CTATTTCTTGCAAGAGCTACAGCGGTGTTTGAAAGATCCTGATTGGCTGGCTCAGCTATTCATCAAACAC GAGCGCCGGCTGCATATGTATGTGGTGTACTGTCAGAATAAGCCCAAGTCAGAGCATGTGGTGTCAGAGTTTGGGGACAGCTACTTTGAG gAGCTCCGGCAGCAGCTGGGGCACCGCCTGCAGCTGAACGACCTCCTCATCAAACCTGTGCAGCGGATCATGAAATACCAGCTGCTGCTCAAG GATTTTCTCAAGTATTACAATAGAGCTGGGATGGATACTGCGGAGCTAGAG CAAGCTGTGGAGGTCATGTGCTTTGTGCCCAAGCGCTGCAACGATATGATGACGCTGGGGAGATTGCGGGGATTTGAG GGCAAACTGACTGCTCAGGGGAAGCTCTTGGGCCAGGACACTTTCTGGGTCATCGAGCCTGAGGCTGGGGGGCTGCTGTCTTCTCGAGGTCGAGAGAGGCGCGTGTTCCTCTTTGAGCAAATCATCATCTTCAGTGAAGCCCTGGGAGGAGGAGTGAGAGGTGGAACACAGCCTGGATATGTATACAAGAGCAGCATTAAG GTGAGCTGCCTGGGACTGGAGGGGAACCTCCAAGGTGACCCTTGCCGCTTTGCACTGACCTCCAGAGGGCCAGAGGGTGGGATCCAGCGCTATGTCCTGCAGGCTGCAGACCCTGCTATCAGTCAGGCCTGGATCAAGCATGTGGCTCAGATCTTGGAAAGCCAACGGGACTTCCTCAACG CATTGCAGTCACCCATTGAGTACCAGAGACGGGAGAGCCAGACCAACAGCCTGGGGCGGCCAGGAGGGCCTGGAGTGGGGAGCCCTGGGAGAATTCGGCTTGGAGATCAGGCCCAGGGCAGCACTCACACACCCATCAATggctctctcccctccctgctgctGTCACCCAAAGGGGAGGTGGCCAGAGCCCCCTTGCCCCTGGATAAACAG GCCCTCAGTGACATCCCTCAGGCTCCCCATGACTCTCCTCCAGTCTCTCCAACTCCAAACACCCCTCCCTGCCAAGCCAGACTTGCCAAGCTGGATGAAGATGAGCTGTAA